A window of the Deltaproteobacteria bacterium genome harbors these coding sequences:
- a CDS encoding sigma 54-interacting transcriptional regulator — protein sequence MEGALDQEYSQYWETVVQTMLDGLMIVDPEGVILSVNNAMEQLTGYRQEELIGQSCKILNCDSCFGALARGGDKHCALFKDEVVRNRKCTLSRKDGRPVYVIKNAAILRDKDGIVVGGVETLADCTELVAKEEVISSLRKELSIEDSFEGIIGKSMAMQQVFDLIRSAAQSDAPVIVYGESGTGKELVAAAIHRLGSRSKGPFIKVNCAALSESLLESELFGHVKGAFTGADRTRVGRFEAASHGDIFLDEIGDLPLSTQAKLLRVLQEKEIEKVGDHTPVRVDVRILSATNKDLNRLMEEERFRDDLYYRIGVIPIHLPPLRDRPEDIPLLVHAFIQRIHIKTQKPIQGIDRDALGVLSQYDWPGNVRELINVIEYAFVLCTGEEILPSHLPASITGGSRSFSAVTPADRPRRDSESREVLLEALKQSHGNKSDAARLLGISRVTLWKRLKAFGIHVEKTVQT from the coding sequence ATGGAAGGGGCGCTTGATCAGGAATACAGCCAATACTGGGAGACCGTGGTACAGACCATGCTGGACGGTCTCATGATCGTGGATCCGGAGGGGGTCATCCTTTCCGTCAACAATGCCATGGAACAGCTGACCGGATACAGGCAGGAGGAACTCATCGGTCAGTCGTGTAAAATACTGAACTGCGACAGCTGCTTTGGGGCCCTGGCCCGCGGGGGCGACAAACATTGCGCCCTGTTCAAGGACGAAGTGGTTCGAAACAGAAAATGCACCCTGAGCAGAAAGGACGGGAGACCTGTTTATGTGATCAAGAATGCGGCGATTCTCAGAGATAAAGACGGGATTGTGGTGGGAGGGGTGGAGACATTGGCCGATTGCACGGAACTGGTGGCCAAAGAGGAGGTCATCAGCTCACTCCGAAAAGAACTCAGCATCGAAGACAGCTTTGAAGGGATCATCGGCAAGTCGATGGCCATGCAGCAGGTGTTCGATCTCATCCGGAGCGCTGCTCAGTCCGATGCACCCGTAATCGTATACGGTGAGAGCGGTACGGGTAAGGAGCTGGTGGCTGCAGCCATTCATAGGCTCGGATCCCGATCCAAGGGGCCATTTATAAAAGTCAATTGCGCGGCCCTCAGTGAATCATTGCTGGAAAGTGAGCTGTTCGGCCATGTGAAGGGGGCATTTACCGGCGCGGACCGCACGAGGGTGGGGAGATTCGAGGCGGCCAGCCATGGGGATATTTTCTTGGATGAGATCGGGGACCTCCCCCTTTCTACACAGGCAAAGCTGCTGAGGGTGCTCCAGGAAAAAGAGATAGAAAAGGTGGGGGACCACACCCCCGTCCGGGTGGATGTCAGGATCCTGTCCGCCACCAACAAGGACCTCAACAGACTGATGGAAGAGGAACGGTTCCGGGATGACCTCTATTATCGTATCGGTGTGATCCCGATCCATCTCCCCCCTTTGAGGGATCGGCCCGAGGATATTCCATTGCTGGTCCATGCCTTTATCCAGCGCATCCATATCAAAACCCAAAAGCCAATTCAGGGGATTGACAGGGATGCGCTCGGCGTGCTCTCCCAATATGACTGGCCCGGCAATGTCAGGGAGTTGATCAATGTAATCGAATACGCCTTTGTGCTCTGCACCGGAGAAGAAATCCTGCCGAGCCATTTGCCGGCCAGCATCACCGGCGGATCTCGATCCTTTTCCGCGGTCACGCCGGCGGACCGGCCCCGGCGCGACAGCGAGAGCCGGGAGGTTTTGCTGGAGGCCTTGAAACAGAGTCACGGAAACAAATCCGACGCGGCCCGGTTGCTCGGGATCAGCAGGGTAACCCTCTGGAAGCGGCTCAAGGCATTCGGTATTCACGTGGAAAAGACGGTCCAGACATAG
- a CDS encoding sulfurtransferase TusA family protein gives MGKRPSDRVLDLRGWSCPWCILKAKSWLVRMKPGQVLEVLFTDPGVQKNFPRVLERTADRIIRWEQKEDYAGMLIRRGPERTESSDPMTS, from the coding sequence ATGGGTAAAAGACCGTCCGACAGAGTTCTCGATTTACGGGGGTGGAGTTGCCCCTGGTGCATTCTCAAGGCAAAGAGCTGGCTGGTGCGCATGAAGCCGGGCCAGGTGTTGGAGGTCCTGTTTACCGACCCCGGTGTTCAGAAAAACTTTCCTCGGGTCCTGGAGCGAACCGCGGATCGCATTATCCGTTGGGAACAGAAGGAGGATTATGCCGGCATGCTGATCCGGCGGGGACCTGAACGAACAGAATCCTCAGATCCCATGACCTCCTAA